From the genome of Sphingobacterium sp. UGAL515B_05:
TTAGAGCATGGCTTAGTTCCATTCGACGATTTAATTCAGCATATAGGGGGATAGCTAATCTTATTATAAAATAATATATTCCCTCAGTTTAAAATAACAATGGCAATAAAATATTGGCAATTATGAAGGTTATAGTCATGGGAAATCTGCAATGATTCGGTTTATGTCGAATTATTTTAGGGACTGATTTTCCACAATTCTCTTCAGTAGGCTCTATGATTACTATCTGCTCCATGCCTTTAATGCTATAAAAAGGGTGCAACATCATTAAGTTAGAGTTCTATCCAAAAATTGAGCGATGCGGATAAAAATTCTAACATCAATTTATAGCTGGGCAAATACGTTGATAAAACCTTAATATTAAATATTCTCGTCCAACGCTATTTTGACCTTGATAAATTAAGGAATTTGCCTGATATTTTGGAATGTAACGATTTGGTATCTTTAGGCTTACCAGAAAAAAGGAATATTTTTTTAATTCCTTTAGTTAGAGGTTGTTAAGTTTTGCGCAAAATATTCTTGTATCATGTTATGTATCGATTATCTTTCTTTAAGATCTTTCTTTATTATATTTAGTAAATTTTTGACTACATATTGAATAAAAAGATATTAGTAAGTAAACCAATATTACATGAGAAGTGAAATTATTTGGGGGAAATGGTATACTCCTTTCGTAAGGGTGATCGTGCATATAATTTTTTGGATATTGGTCTTTTTTACGTATTATTTTACTTATAGAAGGCTAGGAGGGAGCTATATCTGGATTTTAGTAGCAAAAGAACTTTTTGTCACTACATCCTTGTTCTATTCCGGTATTTGGCTTATTTCAAAATGGATAGAAAAAAGAAAAGTACTTCCCCTCATAATATTTATTATCCTATCATATATCTGGTGGTTAAATATTACTTATTTTGCATGTGACTTTCTTACTGATTTTGAATTAAAGGAAGGTAGTGGCATTTATAAGTATGTGAAATTCTTTACCAGTGATGGATATTTCGGTATTTATCAACTTAAAAAATTTCCTGGTGCATTTCCTGATTTTTTAACCCTTGTATCACTACCATTAACACCAAAATTGGTTAAGCATCTTATTGTTCAAGGCAACAAGATGCTCTTATTAGAAAAGAACCAGGCAGAACTCGAACTTGAAAAAGCAAATTTAGAATTAAAGACTACTAATCTTGAATTAGATAAAGCAAATCTGGAACGAGATAACCTTAAGATGGAATTAGAAATTCTTAAATCTCAGATCTCTCCCCATTTTTTATTTAATACGTTAAATAGCATATATAGGCTGGCTGAAAAAGGAGAACCCAGTACTCCTAATACCATAATGAAACTGTCTAATATGTTACGGTATTTGCTTTATCAGACCAATGATGATAAAATATTCATCGCAAAAGAAATTCAGTTTTTAAATGATTATCTGGACCTTATCCAGATCAGATTCGGTAATAACATAAATCTGAATTTTAATATAGCGAAGATAAAGGAACCTTATCGAATAGTCCCATTAATGCTGTTGCCTTTTATCGAAAATGCGATCAAACATGGACCAGAAAGAAGCAGAGCAGATGCATGGGTTGATGTTTCATTAACAATTGATTCAGGTGTATTGAAATTCGTAGTTGCTAATGGAGTAAATAAAAGCAGTACTGAACCACCAAAAGGTGGCATTGGATTGAAAAATGTTAATAGGAGACTGGAACTTCGATATAAGGATAGATATAAATTAGACATATCTGATAATCTGAATAGTTACACTGTCGTACTTGAAATTGAATTGTAATAAATCTTGAAAAATGATTAAATGTATTGTAATTGATGATGAACAACTGGCACAGGAAATACTCGTGTCTCATTTAGAGAAAATTCCCGATATAGAAATTGTGGGAGTATTTAATAATGCATTTGATGCAATGAAAGTGTTAAGATCAAACGAAATAAATCTGGTATTCTGTGATATTCAAATGCCTGATTTGGACGGTGTTAATTTTCTTAAAAGCCTTAAAAATCCTCCTTTATTTGTATTTGTTACTGGTGATCCATCACATGCTATCGAAGGATATCAATTAAATGTATTAGATTATATACTTAAGCCATTTGGCGTAGATCGTCTTTTGCAGACTATAGAAAAAGCCCAAGCTTACTTACACTTGGAGAAGGGAACCAAACCGGAACTGAACTTTCTTATAATTAAAGATAGGTCAAATATTATCATTACACCTTACGATGAAGTATATTCAATCAAGGCAGATAAGGATTACGTATGGGTTGAAACATTGGAAAAAACGTACCATGTGTGGAAAAAACTAATGGAAATGGAAGAATCCTTGGTCAATGCAAAGCAGTTTATCCGAGTACACAAATCTTACATCATTAATCTAGATTATGCCAAGCAAGTTGAAGGTAATATAATAAAAATGAAAGGTAGTTTAGACGATGTACCAATTGGTGGTCAATATAAAGCAGAATTGTTTAAACGATTGGGATTAACTGGAGGATAATTGTTTTTTAACATCCAGTTCTCTTGAACTCACTATTTAAGATCTTAGCAAGGAAATGGTAAATTACCATTTCCTGTTCTCTTTGTTTGGTGAAGAAAATTCTATTCAAAAGCATATGTGTCAGAGAGCCAATTATTCTAACGGTCATCATTTGAAAATCTTTATTCTTATAGCATTGATCTGCGACTAAAGTCATTTGAGCCTTATATTCGTTGAGTATCGAGCCGTAATTAATGTTCTCTATTTTCATAAATGAAGAAATCTCATCCTTCTTTTCCCGGAAATTTTTATCCAGTTTGTACTTTAATTTTGGTACAGTGTCAAATTCTTCAAGAAAACTGTCTCTCCATAAATTAAGCAATGATATTTGTTCAGCAATTGTATAATTGAATGCTGAAAGGAGATTCTTTGTCATTCCTAATGCCAGCTTCCATCTAAGGACCTCACCTTCACGTTTAACATAGGGTAATAATTTGGTAATCGTTTCACTCTCTAAGTGGAATATAGATTCGCAATTTTCAATGTTGGAGAAACCATAGCGTTCAAGTTCCCGTTCATAAGTATCAAGCATGAACTTTGAAATACGGCGACTTGTAATTAGTGGCTCCAAGATATTGTTAATACTTTTCGAGACAATTAGAAATGTACTTTCCAATTCTCCATTTAATTGAAATCGTACGCGCAGATGCGGTTCTGGATCGGCATATCTGATATAAAACCATTTTTGAATTTTATCATGTTGCTTTAGCCCTTGAACTATCCGTTGCAATTCTTCTTGAATTATCCTATCGCTTTCTCTTTCACCACAATAAATTTTGAGATATAGCCATTCGCTTCCCGGAACAAATGTTCGCTTAATATTACTTTCGGACTGAATAGGCAGGGAAGAGGAACCTCTAGTGGAATTTCCAATAATTGGAATAATCACTTCATTGGACAATACTTCGCCGTCAGAATTAATAACTGGGCTACTAAATTCATCATAAATATTTTCAATTAGCCTTAGACCCTTATGATTCAATTCTTTTAAAAAGATCTGTTTCCCAATTTCGTTACCTAGATCAATTAAAACTTCATTGTCTCCATTGGCGATTAAAACTTTTGTAGGAAGCTGGTATTTTTTTATAAAATATTCGATTTTCTCATTAGCATCCCTAAGATTCAAAGTCCTAAATTCTATATGTGGGATATGCCATTCGGCACGGGAAAGAATAAGATGCTTATAGCATATTCTGGGAAAGAAATTTTTTTTTGTGTTTGGGTGCCAGTCCCAAGAAATTTTAATGGAATTTTCTTGTTGTTGAACATCACATAAAAATCTATAAATAGTCATTCCATAATGGAAGTTATGAGCGCTGCTGAGTCTAGGAAGTACACGTTTATTTAGATTTTTTGATCTTAAAATTACCTTTCCGTTTACTACTTTTAAATATATATCACTTAATGGTATTGTATGATCCTTATCAACGGCAGCTTGACCAATAATCGGAATTTCATATTCGTATAAACTTGGCCTTGCAAGAATGTTTCCGGCATTGGATTTAGGATAAAATACGATCTCTGCCAGAATAGTTTCATTTAATTGGTTTTGTTCTTCTCGTGCAAGCTTTAAAAGTTTGGTCTTTAGTGTCTCATCAAGATATGAAAAACGGGTGAGCAACGGTAAAGACGATGAGCCTCCACAACCTTTTAAATGAAATCTGAAATCCTTAATATCAGATTTTGTTTCTAATAGGTTTCCGAATATATATAAGCCAAGGGGTAACTTGTTTTTTTCTGAATTATTCTTCGTCCCAAATATCTCAAAGTCTTTTTCTTTCAGTTCTATTGAACGTTTACTATAATCTGGCTTTTCAGAATACTTTTCTACAATTGATTCAACAAATTCAGAATAATCGGGGATATTGTTTGTTTGACTACCATTTAGTCCATTTAGCAGTGGGAGTTCTCTTTCTAAGATTGAGGCTTGAGTACCATATCCAATACCTTGTTCAAAATCTAAAGCCTCCATCAAGGAGATTTCCTGATCTCCATATCGTGAGTAAAATTTCTTTGTGAAAAGTTGTAGATCGTCAGCTTTTTTATTATGATTTAAATGTATTAATTCAAATATCTCGCGTATTATAATTGAAATTTCTATATCATTTAGATTGCCTTCGGTCATTTTTCTCATAGAATCCACTTGGAACAAATTTTTGGGATCTTTGTGAAATAAACTCGAAAAAGCTTCCTTGATAATACATTTCGATGAGCTGATTCCCTCTGACTCACTGTTAGCTAAAATTTCCGAAAGTTCAATAATACTATTATAAAAATTTGTTCCCTTAGATATATTAAGGGCTCTATTGAAAAAATTATTTAAGCTATCAACTGTAGTAATAGGATCGGTTTCTGGTATGAGAATTTTATGCTCGATTAGCTCAAATATGAATTTTCTAGCCTGAATTTCTTTTACCCCAAACTGTCCGATAAAATTTATTATTTGTTTGATTGTTTGCCCTTTGCTGGCATTGGCAATAACTGTTTTAATTAAAATGTTTGAGTTAATCCTGGACCAGTTAAATTTTCTGTCAGAAAAATGATCTGTATATTCGATGTATGAGAAGTTGTCGCCATTATCGACGAGCGTTGAATTTGGATAAAAGATTATATTCTCAATCGTAATTTCATCGTTTAATAACTGTTTATTTATTATTTCCTGGCTCGCATAATCCAAGCGGTATTTAGAAAGAAACTTGTTGTTTAAAACAAGTTTGGTATTTACATTTGAAATATTCCCAATAGAAATAGATGAAAACTTTCCAAATGGAGTAGGGCGGTTGGACATTCTACTGATGTATTTATATATTGAAGGCAATATATTTCTAGTTTCCTGTGTAAAAGGTTTATTTAATAATGTTTCTAATTGATTGAAAAGGTCTTGACTGGCTATAGCAATTGCATCAAGCAACTGTGGATCTTTGAAAAATTCAACGATAAAATCCCAAAATTCCAATTCAGTCTTGCAATTATTCACTCTATCGAAAAAGCTAATTGGCAATCTTGGGTTTCTAATTATAAAGAAATCTGCAGGTTTAACAAGCCTATACATTGGTTACCTTAATATTTCTTAAAATTTTGTCTATACATTTATTGAAATCTTCGAAAGAAATCGGCTTCAATAGTTCATATATTTCCCCACTGGGAATTTCTCCATTATAGTGGCTTATTGGTGTAGCAGAAATTATAACAAAAATTGAGGACTCTGGAAATTTTGAATAATTGAAATCATTTTTATCTCCATAAGGTATAACTAAATCAAGGAAAATTATTGTAGGAGAACAAATTCTCAGTAGACTTTGGATTTCTGATCGCTCTATAGCAGTTCCCATAAGGATTAGATCATTCCTACGACTAATATAGTCTTGTAGCATCTCAATCGCTAATGCTTCATCTTCAATAAGTATACATGAAAAACCATTCTCCATCATGTTAAATTTTAATAAATAATCATTTATGAATAGGAAGTTGTCATTGTGACTGTACCAGTTTCATCTGTCTCGTCAAAAATTCCTTTACCTGTACTATTTGAATAATCTGCACTTCCGATAATTTCCTTTTCAATTTTTAAAAATTGTTCAATTTCTGAATTAGATAGTTCCATAATTTTTATTGTTTAGTGACTAATATTTTTCACTAAAATCTGCCTACTATCCACTCGAAAAAAATATTCTCGTCAAACTCGTGTTTGACCATTATGAACTACCGATTTTACCCTATTTCTTTGTTTTATAGGTTTTAAGGGTGTTTTTTCTGTGTTTTTCCAGTTTGTCGAGTAATTCTATTGTTTTGGATGGGTGAAAATTGAGTTTGACGAGAAAAGTTGGTTCGTGACTCTTTATATGTTATAATCATTGACAATGAAATGGAAGCGGATCACTTCATCATATGGAATCTTATATCCATGTACCTTAAGATCACAGTAACCAAGAACTAGGGTATTCGAAGTAGTATGGCACGAATCAATAACGGTTTATATAACGGGAATATTAATGTCAATTTCTAAAATATGAGGTTGACATTTTTCTGTATTTATAGACCTAGAAGCCAACTTTATCGATAAAGATGAATTAAATTGAGATCAGCCTTCAATAGTGGCAAATCTTACTCATGTTAAAAGAATCTTCCCGAAAAACATTAACCCATTAAAATTAGGAAGGTTAATCTTAACTCGAATACTCAATTATATCAGACTAACAAATTCTAAACCTATGCAATTTGCTAAAGAAATTATATATTCCGATTGGTCCACAAGTGAATGGTTATTTAAAATTGAAGAAGTGTTTTGTCCTCTAGAATATTCTGATCATAAAAATATGATGGTCATTCAAACTGAATTTTTGGAATTGCTTAAAACGAAGATGATCTATTTTCTTTCTAGTTTTACAGAAATCATAGGAACGACGACAAAAAAGGCAAAAACTGCGATGTCTCAGCTTATTTTGACCAGTGATAAGATATATTCCTATTTAATCACCATATCAAAGATTGAGAAGAGCCTTCAAGTTCGCAATTTGTATCTTCAAATATTATCAATAATAGAGTCTCTATTAGATGATTGTGAAAAACTAAATGAAAAGTTGTTACGTGAATTGTCATTAACGAGATATGCCTCATTTGTTGGAAAGGGGATATTTAAAAATAACGTCGAGATAGTAAAATCGAAACTAAAAAATACCTCATTAGATCCTTCCCTTACTCAAGTGATAATAAATGGTATGGTTAGCATAGTTCAACGAAAAGAGATTAAAAGAGGAGAGCTAAAATACGCATATATGATATTAGGTAAACTTTTAAATATGGATTTCTTAGTTTCTGAAAACGTTGAAGAGCTTTTAATCACTTATGATTTTAATTCGCCCGAATTTTTTAATTATCATGCCAAACGCTGTAGCGATCTATTGCTCAAAAACTCAAGTCTGCACTTTCAAATGGAGTTACTGATCGCTATGGAGGACCATTTAAATGAAATACCAATGTTGAGTGGACAGCGATTTAAATTGGATGATGAATCAATAAGGGAACAATTAAAGATCTTTTATCGAGAGAAAAAGGACAATATCAAACAACGGATAGAATTAAGAAGGTCGGAAATCCAAGATTCCAAACTTTGGGAAGAAAATGAGAAGGCTCAAATAAATCTTCCTGTCCCTCAAATTGGGTTTCTAATTCGCCTATTTATGGAGCAGGGTCTAATTCCCAAGGAGGATATCGGAAAAACATTCAGTTACTATGCTAAACATTTCAGAACTCCTAATACAAGTTTTATCTCCGCCGATAGTTTGCAGAAGAAATCATTAGACGTTGAATTCTCTACAGCAAGAAAAATGAAAGGACACTTAATTGGAATGGTAAACTGGATTAATGAACATTATAATACCTCAAATTATAATAAATTATAATTGTTTTCTCACAAACTGTTCCATTAAACCCTGATTCTCCAAAAATTGTAGTAATTCAAAATACCAATGGTAATTGAAATTTTCGTTTTTACGTAAAAGTGGAAGATTGACATTCAACATAAGTAACATTCCAATAAAGGATAAAGGAATCTTGGGGTTTTCCATAGGGATTCCTATTAATCCTTTTGGAAGAAATTAAAGAAAGTTAAATAACGAGGAGTATTCCATCGTTATTTAACTTTATAAATATGGATTCTTTGGTATTTCAATTAATTTGTATCCATCCTTTTTTAAAGATTCCCGTAATTCGACTACAGGAAGGGTTTTAAATATTATTATGCTTAAAGACTGACTTGGTACAATGCCAAAATTTGATAAAAAATCCCTAAGACCTTTTTTGAAGAGAATTTTTCTAAACTTCATCTCTGATTTTTCAGCTGGAATTTTTTCACTTCCTGGAAACCAGAAGTTTGGATTGAAATTTTTGATCGCTACCAATGGTAAGTTTATACCAGCTGCAAACTTTTCCATTTCCCTTTCAGAAACCTTATATACAAAGTTGCCAACTGCTTCATAAGAAAAGCGGTTTTTCCATATCTTATTTACTAAGCCATATTTTACCTTCTCTAAAACATTGTTCATAAATAACAAGAAAGGCATTTTCATGATCGGATCTTGCGGTTCGATAATTACAATCCCCTTTTTTGCTACTCGGATCATTTCATAAAGAGCGGCATAAGGCCGTGGAAAATGATGATAGGTTTCTTTACATAGGATATAATCTATGCTATTATTTTCGAACGAGAGATTTTCTGCATTTTCAGCGGAGTATTGCTCAACAATGCCAACCTCTTTAGAGACGGCAAGAAATTCATCACTTATATCGGAGGCAATTACGTTTTGGACGCCATTCTCGATTAAATAGTTCGCATCATGCCCGTAAGCGTCACCTACGGTCAACCAGGAAG
Proteins encoded in this window:
- a CDS encoding LytTR family DNA-binding domain-containing protein, whose product is MIKCIVIDDEQLAQEILVSHLEKIPDIEIVGVFNNAFDAMKVLRSNEINLVFCDIQMPDLDGVNFLKSLKNPPLFVFVTGDPSHAIEGYQLNVLDYILKPFGVDRLLQTIEKAQAYLHLEKGTKPELNFLIIKDRSNIIITPYDEVYSIKADKDYVWVETLEKTYHVWKKLMEMEESLVNAKQFIRVHKSYIINLDYAKQVEGNIIKMKGSLDDVPIGGQYKAELFKRLGLTGG
- a CDS encoding sensor histidine kinase, whose product is MRSEIIWGKWYTPFVRVIVHIIFWILVFFTYYFTYRRLGGSYIWILVAKELFVTTSLFYSGIWLISKWIEKRKVLPLIIFIILSYIWWLNITYFACDFLTDFELKEGSGIYKYVKFFTSDGYFGIYQLKKFPGAFPDFLTLVSLPLTPKLVKHLIVQGNKMLLLEKNQAELELEKANLELKTTNLELDKANLERDNLKMELEILKSQISPHFLFNTLNSIYRLAEKGEPSTPNTIMKLSNMLRYLLYQTNDDKIFIAKEIQFLNDYLDLIQIRFGNNINLNFNIAKIKEPYRIVPLMLLPFIENAIKHGPERSRADAWVDVSLTIDSGVLKFVVANGVNKSSTEPPKGGIGLKNVNRRLELRYKDRYKLDISDNLNSYTVVLEIEL
- a CDS encoding lantibiotic dehydratase, with the protein product MYRLVKPADFFIIRNPRLPISFFDRVNNCKTELEFWDFIVEFFKDPQLLDAIAIASQDLFNQLETLLNKPFTQETRNILPSIYKYISRMSNRPTPFGKFSSISIGNISNVNTKLVLNNKFLSKYRLDYASQEIINKQLLNDEITIENIIFYPNSTLVDNGDNFSYIEYTDHFSDRKFNWSRINSNILIKTVIANASKGQTIKQIINFIGQFGVKEIQARKFIFELIEHKILIPETDPITTVDSLNNFFNRALNISKGTNFYNSIIELSEILANSESEGISSSKCIIKEAFSSLFHKDPKNLFQVDSMRKMTEGNLNDIEISIIIREIFELIHLNHNKKADDLQLFTKKFYSRYGDQEISLMEALDFEQGIGYGTQASILERELPLLNGLNGSQTNNIPDYSEFVESIVEKYSEKPDYSKRSIELKEKDFEIFGTKNNSEKNKLPLGLYIFGNLLETKSDIKDFRFHLKGCGGSSSLPLLTRFSYLDETLKTKLLKLAREEQNQLNETILAEIVFYPKSNAGNILARPSLYEYEIPIIGQAAVDKDHTIPLSDIYLKVVNGKVILRSKNLNKRVLPRLSSAHNFHYGMTIYRFLCDVQQQENSIKISWDWHPNTKKNFFPRICYKHLILSRAEWHIPHIEFRTLNLRDANEKIEYFIKKYQLPTKVLIANGDNEVLIDLGNEIGKQIFLKELNHKGLRLIENIYDEFSSPVINSDGEVLSNEVIIPIIGNSTRGSSSLPIQSESNIKRTFVPGSEWLYLKIYCGERESDRIIQEELQRIVQGLKQHDKIQKWFYIRYADPEPHLRVRFQLNGELESTFLIVSKSINNILEPLITSRRISKFMLDTYERELERYGFSNIENCESIFHLESETITKLLPYVKREGEVLRWKLALGMTKNLLSAFNYTIAEQISLLNLWRDSFLEEFDTVPKLKYKLDKNFREKKDEISSFMKIENINYGSILNEYKAQMTLVADQCYKNKDFQMMTVRIIGSLTHMLLNRIFFTKQREQEMVIYHFLAKILNSEFKRTGC
- a CDS encoding class I SAM-dependent methyltransferase, producing the protein MKNTSMKVKSFQEDSYNRHSNWYTNLFPEKEQKIALLNGIKTYKGTINHWLQNQFFECVKPITKYKNASWLTVGDAYGHDANYLIENGVQNVIASDISDEFLAVSKEVGIVEQYSAENAENLSFENNSIDYILCKETYHHFPRPYAALYEMIRVAKKGIVIIEPQDPIMKMPFLLFMNNVLEKVKYGLVNKIWKNRFSYEAVGNFVYKVSEREMEKFAAGINLPLVAIKNFNPNFWFPGSEKIPAEKSEMKFRKILFKKGLRDFLSNFGIVPSQSLSIIIFKTLPVVELRESLKKDGYKLIEIPKNPYL